From the Polaribacter huanghezhanensis genome, the window GCAAGAAGATTTTGAAGATTATTACCAAGAAGTTTGTTTGCAAATTTGGAAAAGTAAAGATCGTTTTAGAGGAGAATCTAAGTGGTCTACTTGGGTGTATAGATTGGCATTGAATTGTTGTTTAACATTGATTAAAAAGAAGAAAAACAACAGACAAAATATAGCTTCAGATTTTGAACCAATAGAAATTGGGGAAGAAAATAAAGTGTTTGAAAATGAATCGTTAAATCTATTATATGCAGCAATTAGAAAGCTTTCAGAAATTGACAGAGCTATTATTTTACTGTATTTAGAAGAAAAACCGTACGAAATAATCGCAGACATTATTGGTACAAGCCACAACAATATTGCAGTGCGCATTATTCGAATTAAAGAACGATTAAAAAAACTATTGGATGGAAAAATCAATTGAATCAATCTGGAAAGAGGGTTTTTTAAAAAAAGACGAATTGGTTGCGC encodes:
- a CDS encoding RNA polymerase sigma factor codes for the protein MSNDFYTNSILPHSGIIIKICRAYTDTQEDFEDYYQEVCLQIWKSKDRFRGESKWSTWVYRLALNCCLTLIKKKKNNRQNIASDFEPIEIGEENKVFENESLNLLYAAIRKLSEIDRAIILLYLEEKPYEIIADIIGTSHNNIAVRIIRIKERLKKLLDGKIN